A stretch of DNA from Vigna radiata var. radiata cultivar VC1973A unplaced genomic scaffold, Vradiata_ver6 scaffold_728, whole genome shotgun sequence:
CATGCTCTCATCTTGGACCACTCCCGACTGTTGCCAATGGGAGGGGATTCGCTGCACCAACCTCACCGCTCATGTTATAAGCCTCCACCTTCCTGCACGGTACTATCATTATAAATCTCTTTCTCTTGGCTATTATTATGAATCTCTTTCTCGGCTTTACATAAGCGGAGAGATCCACAAGTCGTTAATGGAGTTGCAACACTTACAGTATTTCAACCTCAGTTTCAATTCTTTTCGTGGCACTATTCCAGAGTTTCTTGGCTCTCTTACCAACTTGAGATATCTTGATCTCTCTTCATGTTATTTTAGGGGACAAATTCCAACTCAGATAAGTTCTCTTTctcatttgaaatatttgaatcttgctcataattattatttgaatggtTCAATCCCTCGTGAAATTGGAAATCTCTTTCGGTTGGAATATCTTGATCTCAGTGGCAATTCTTTTGAaggatacattccttcccaacTAGGAAACCTTTCAAATTTGCATCAACTCTATCTTGGAGGATATCATAGTGCTCTCAAAATTGTCACTACTGATCAATGGTTATCTAATCTTAATTCTTTAACCCATCTTTCCTTCAATTCcatatctaattttaaaagttctCCTAGTTGGCTTCGAACCATTGCCAAGCTACCAAAACTAAGAGAACTCAGTTTAATTCATTGTGGCCTTTCCGATCATTTCCTCCTTTCATTCAACCCTTCCAACTTCAATTTTTCTCATTCCCTTTCTATCCTTGATCTTTCTCGTAACTCCTTCACACAACCAATGGTATTCCAGTTGGTGTCAAACACCACTTCCAACCTTGTTGAGCTTGACCTTAGTTGGAACCTCTTGAAGGGTTTGACATCAAATCATTTTGGCTTGGCCATGAATTCGCTTGAGCTCCTTTACCTCTCCAAGAATGTGTTCAAGGGTGAAGATTTGAAATCATTCATGAATATATGCACCCTACATTCATTATACATGGATGGAAACAATATGACCGAAGACCTTTCGTCAATTCTTCACAATTTCTCCAGTGGTTGTGTTAGATACTCACTACAAGAGTTCAGTTTGGCACACAACCAAATCAGAGGCTCCATACCTGACCTTtcagcattttcaaatttaaacatattgGATCTTTCTGAAAATCAATTGAGTGGGAAGATACCTGAAGGCACTAGATTGCCATCTCATTTGGAGCAGTTGTGCATTCGATATAACTCTTTAGAAGGTGGTGTTCCAAAATCATTTGGGAACACATGTACTTTGGAGTTATTGGATTTATCTTTCAATAAGTTGAGTGAAGATCTCACAGTGATATTTAATCATTTGTCTGGATGTTCTAAATACTCACTACAAGACTTGAGTTTGACATTTAATCAAATCATAGGCTCCATACCTGACCTTtcagcattttcaaatttaaaaatgttggATCTTTCTCACAATCAATTGAGTGGAAAGATATCTGAAGGCACTAAATTGCCATCTCATTTGCAGCAGTTGTGCATTCGATATAACTCTTTAGAAGGTGGTGTTCCAAAATCATTTGGGAACACATGTACTTTAGAGTTATTGGATTTATCTATGAATATGTTGAGTGAAGATCTCACAATGATATTTAATCATTTGTCTGGATGC
This window harbors:
- the LOC111240959 gene encoding probable inactive leucine-rich repeat receptor kinase XIAO is translated as VAFGQYHIRCLPKERDALLQFKAAIFDPYDMLSSWTTPDCCQWEGIRCTNLTAHVISLHLPARYYHYKSLSLGYYYESLSRLYISGEIHKSLMELQHLQYFNLSFNSFRGTIPEFLGSLTNLRYLDLSSCYFRGQIPTQISSLSHLKYLNLAHNYYLNGSIPREIGNLFRLEYLDLSGNSFEGYIPSQLGNLSNLHQLYLGGYHSALKIVTTDQWLSNLNSLTHLSFNSISNFKSSPSWLRTIAKLPKLRELSLIHCGLSDHFLLSFNPSNFNFSHSLSILDLSRNSFTQPMVFQLVSNTTSNLVELDLSWNLLKGLTSNHFGLAMNSLELLYLSKNVFKGEDLKSFMNICTLHSLYMDGNNMTEDLSSILHNFSSGCVRYSLQEFSLAHNQIRGSIPDLSAFSNLNILDLSENQLSGKIPEGTRLPSHLEQLCIRYNSLEGGVPKSFGNTCTLELLDLSFNKLSEDLTVIFNHLSGCSKYSLQDLSLTFNQIIGSIPDLSAFSNLKMLDLSHNQLSGKISEGTKLPSHLQQLCIRYNSLEGGVPKSFGNTYTHCNN